The DNA window TATTGCTAGGTATATAGTATATCTCTTTCTTACTCTTTTTATTTTCATGCTGATCTAACAATTCTTAATGATAATATTCATTTTCATATATTGCACTATCCACTGCTTGTTAATCCATGGCATTTTTCTACTTTGAATTGAATCTTTAGATTTGATTGTTATGTAAATTTGGCTAAcaaatataaatatgtcattaatCTTCTCATGTGCCAATAGATCTTATGTAATCCTAGGGATCAATACTAGATTTTTTATTACATATTTTGTCTGTGGCTGATACTTAAATTCATGGATTAAATATAGTTTCTTTGTATCAATGACTGTTTTGtaatatgttgtttttttttttgttcacaGGTCAGCGGCTGGACCTGTAACATGCCAGAAACCTATAATAAGTTCTACGACTCCGTCTTACTGCACTGTCCACATGAAGAAAGCAGAGATGCATCTTGCTATGGCATTGAAGAAGGCGGGACTGAATATCTCCCCCACGGACAAAGTGAGTCCTGAATTTCATGAATTGGTGCCTGAATTTGTTCGTCAAATTCAGGCAAAAAGAAGAGCAATGAGGGGAAAAGAATGTAAGACTGTTATTAAGAAGGAGGAGGATGCAGAGAAATGTGAAACTGAGGTTAAAGAGGGAGATGACATTGCCGAGGGGTGAAACTGAGGTTAAAATGGGAtacaaacataaataataatcCCTGTTACAAACCTGTTTCTATTGGAGCAGTGTGAATGACAGAAGACACCGAATAAACAAGTTTCAATTTGAGAGAATAATAAATCGAATCTTTAGAATAAAAACAGCCTGGCTTAAAATAACTGGTTCGTATACTGATTTTGGTTTCGTTTTCAAGTAATATGAAATGCGCAATGGCTTGCTTTTTCTCAGTTTCCTCTGCTCGTGTTAACACCTTATCAGCACAAAGACATTTGGATGATCATTTATGGGATTAATTTTGGTAATGTAGGGATTGTGCTTTAGAAAAGTGTAGTGAAGGAATGCTGATGAATTGAAAAGGAGCAACAAATTGTGTGGGCTCTTGGTTCCCAAGCATTGCATTGTTGAGATTGAGTTGTTTGAATTGTAATATCCatgattttcaattttaattacatTTACTGAATGGAAACTGAAGCTTAAAAAGTCAAATTTTTGCAGTAGTTTAtatagtatataaacaattacAATTACAATCAGCTTCAACAATGACATTTAAGCcacggaaaaaaaaaagaaaaaaatcctCTGCTCTAGATTTTAGTAACTTATAAATGCAAACAACAGCAAAAAGATCTAAAACAAAATCCTTCAAATTTTAACTACAAGATCTAAAACAAAATCCTTCAAAATTTTAACTGCAAGTCAATAAAATTTCAAGTTATCCAAAGTAATTAGACAGGAACAATTGGTTAGAATTCAGAAAAAATCTAAACCTAACCTCTAATGACTGACGGAGACCTAACCACTGACGGAGACCTAACCTCTAACCTCTACTTACTGATGGAGGAGGAAACAATTGCCTTGACTCCATCTTTCTTCCAGTTGGCTCTGGAATAAAATTAACATAATTGACACATGTTAGCATGAAAAAAAAGTTGCAGTTAGGTTAGGTTAGTTACCTCAGCAAATACAAATGCAGAGGTGTTCATCAACGCAAACAGCTCTCATAATTTAACCAAATTGAAGCATAGAAGTTATTGGATACCGCTAAATCTGTTCACTACAGCACAATAATGAACAGTGAAAACCAAAATCAGTAGTTGGATTTGAAAATAACTAAGGAGtgtaaaatcaaatctaatcataatcataatattttattAGATCAATTAATAACCTGGATGATACAATAATGAACAATATGAACACGAAATTAATCGATGTTAAGTTCCGAAGCTATCGTAAGTGCTCTAGAGAGACGCAGAGAGTTGGATGAaagcaacaacaacacaacacctCCTTCTCATTCTCAAATTCATCAGTACCTATTCCAGAGAATCATACATACTTCATGTGCAAATCAACATCTAGCTACAAAGTTTAACCGTACAAGCAACCGCCTGCGCCCAGTATTTCAACCTAGCTTTAACATCTTCAGGACTATCACCTGGACTCGAGATCTTCCAATTCGCAAACGACGAACCAGAATCCGACATCGAATAGCATAACTCTAGCGCCGGAAGTGTGTTGCATAGTTCCGGAATCTCATCGTAACTGAATCCGAATCCTAGATCTAAGCATCCTTTCAACTCGTCAAGATCTTCATCGGTTAAGCTCTTCGTCCTGGAAAGATTTTCATCTACGAAGCCTTCTAACAAGACTCCTTTCTCCTTCTTCTTTGTCATCTTTCCTTCCCATTCAATGTTTCCACTTCTTTCAACACTATCCATATTTTTTTGTATTGTATTATCTCTTCTCTTGGCACCCACTATTTATTTAGTGAGTGAGTTTATGTATTCGATACAACCAACCATCATGTATGTCATGTATGCTTATTTATGCATGTCATGTATACATGTATGTTTGTGTGGCTAATAGTTATATGTGGTTTTATATTTCTCAATAATTTTATGTGGACTGAATTCATTATTTGTTATTGACAGCTGTAGATTGATTTCTAGCATCAATATCAATTACTACTAAATTATTGCGGATTCGGTTCCATACCTTAGGCAAGATTATAATATTAACTTCAATTATTTCAAACATACTAAATCATAAAATACCATATCCTCTTTTATAAAAGctttaatatttttttggtttttgaatgttaatctagagtttattttgattctttaacctaaaaaaaattatattaatcatttaactccttaaaatttattattatatttgttatttttgtttaattaataatcaatttaataattaaatgaaaaaaattaaaataatatttttgaacTCTATTTatcattatgttttttatttttatttaattaataaccaatttaataattaatttttgaattttctgtcattaattaaatgaaaaaattaaaataatatttttgaacTCTATTTatcattatgttttttattttttttaattaataattaatttaataattaatttttgaattttccgtcattaattaaatgaaaaaaaatattttgaagagttgaagaactaatataaatcatttttaagtaaaAAGATCAAATTCAATTACTCATACATATAAAAGGAGACTAATTTATCCAAAATGGATAGACATAAAATATGGataatatatttaaatgattttattgTAGATATAATTTTTCTGTATAGAGATTTAGTTTTACCTTCTTATTACAATGTTAAGATACAAATGGAGTTTGTATGCAATAAAATCTATTTACTTCAGATATTGAATTTGAAGTtctaaatcatatatttaattagaaaattttatttataggAGGACTAAATATTTGGGTACATGATCCtcctttttattttaatgaattgGATATTCATGCCATTGGGAAGAGTTTTGGCCAAAGCTATACAGAGATTTATGTAATCTCATTTAAATGTTGTTGGATTTTAGGATTTTTCTTTTGCCTGAGATAACATGACTTTTATTTATCATATAATTTTGAGTCATGTTAACTTAAAAACATATAATAATCATTTTAAAAtcgaaaaaataattttaattatttataaattgaaTAGACAATTTTAagataaaatgatatttatacaTTATATTATTGATAATCTGATTTGGAGAAGGAAGTTGGTAATAACATAAAATGAAATTTAGAATGTAagtaaagtaataaaataaaattatcagagaatttattgttaatattatttatttgtggTCAATGTCATTCTTAAATTTTATTATAGGTTTTTTCTCTCATGTGTATTTAGcgtaaaaaattgttctttgggATGTCATCGAAAACCCTAACCAATTAAAAATAATAGGTCACAACCTATTGAAAAAACCACATGTTACAATTAAATGATCTTTGTCTTCATTTACGCCATAACTCACCACACATTTTTTATTGTTTGTGGCAAAAATCGCCTCCTTACTAGAGTGTACTACGATTCAGTAACAACCGTCATGTAAAAATATATACCTTAAGTGGCACAGTCTTCAACTATAAAAATTGAGAGTTAGCCTAATTGTTGTTGACGTCAACTTCATACAAATTTTTAGAAGCATTACAGACCGAGTAGCAAGAAGAAAGATGTAAAATCCAAACCGAACGATCTTCTACGTCCACCTACAAAATAACTGAGGTTACATGCTCAATACACTCCCCCAGTAACTCCTCCCCCTAATCAAGCAACCTCATAGGTCACTTCTACACCTCATCCTTCTCCCCCTACCAACTCGTTCATTTTTGCTATTATTTCCCTTTTATTCTTAGCTAAATCAAACAGCCTGCTGAATCTTACTTTCAAAGATGTACCATCAAGCGACAGATCTTTCCAAAACAGAGTAGAAGACCCATCTTTTATTCTCCAGTCAATGTTATTAAGCAATCACCCTCCATCAACCAACCTGACACCGTCCCTTATGTTTTTCAAATTCCTCCACCAAACATAATCACCACTACCCCCAAAACATAAACGCCCCTTTCTTACCATACTGAGCACACAAAACCCTATACCAAAGACTTTCTATTTCAAACAAATTGTATTCCATTTATTCTAGGAAAAATTTCTCACTCACTCCCCAAAAAATGCATTAAAAATATATTCAAGAGAAAATATGATACTTGAGGACGccttgaagaaagaaagaaagttgacaggtgtaacacccccaattcaatactaaacaaataaggcatatatttgcgtaaattagagtaaagaaagcatgcatctcacaagggtgttacacatatttcaaaatagaacaaatattttatctttaaacatacaatggtcatttccaaataacacgggattttaaaacaacatgcaaaccacagcggaataatcatctcatcaaataaatggtaaaataggatgattcccatacatcatccaccatgtctcaacatcttggctcaaggccacacattaaccaaaataacatattcaaatacgaatacaatatgagtaaacaaatatctcataatatcgagtcataaaaacataaaacccaactctcgtgtgttacatatgaccagagcacaagtgactacttagtcacgacaccctactagagatctaaatctcgacgctaagcctccttcgaagcgtCACTATCCACGAACCCCgcatgttaccaacaaaggataacattcaaacagaagggtgagaattcaacttcttatagaaaacataataatgggaaatgtaaaatacaataagaatacatttcaagaattcatcactcttcccacaaacatgcatcatatgcaattaatcaagattcacatgttcatgtcatacaacatagctcattcaattctaagtgatcaaacatgattcacatatccacacacacacatatatatatatatatatatatatatatatatatatatatatatcattaatacatataaattcacgtctatatcacatgtgttccaaatcacatatatcacattcataacacaacaacaattcatatcaaatgaatcaccaaatccacatatatgcatatctatcaacatcattccacacaattcatatcacataaatcacaccaacaataaCATTTCACACTGACACGTGccactcaagtgtgactcaatgcgatatgcatgtggatccctccgttatcatttccggtcatgccgattgccactctctacggacaagataaccacctcaaagcctcatactcgttaagctttcaaaccccatactcgttaggtttgggacaagtaaataaccttcgcgagattacccaacattgccactttcaaagactcctgcttgtgtacgtgtgcaacaaaacaagactcatgcatttaagacaatctctctatctcttaaactacacaatcacatctttacaactttgcacaatattacacaacatgacttctcTTCCAAACAATGCATCAACTAACACACAacaatcaatcacatgtattcaagtaTAGCATTATCATTTATTCAATTCACATCTtgatacatacacatttaaatgatcattatcaataagatacattcaaatagtacatataaatgtatatttatattcattccaacatatcatggatatcacattacttaacacatatatgaatattaaccacaagtcttaattcataatacacacataagtaatcacatgttatccatatattaacatccaatttaaactattccacatcaactagcatttagaattcaatcacataattcacggttatcatatcacataatacatccatgaacattgatcatgcacaattcatccataacatacacatataggtaaatgttattctcaattatcatcataattaataaaacaagtgtcaatccattctattctatcatatagaaaatctcattagcttcctaacacttcgaacggcgcataaaacggagttacggatcaaaagttatgacatttcaaagtttggaaaattctgcatacagcagggtccgctcagcagACCTCCAGCGGAGCCAGGCAGCAACTTTCATTTTCGctgctccgctaagcggaccagctccgcttagcggggCCTGCGATTTTCAGAAAAACACAGCAAAACTCAGAACTGCGAAATCACATCCTACCactccaaatcacttccaaacatcaataaacatcaaatacaaccagtattaatcattattgaacaacatatatcattAAAATCATGTTTAATTATGTAAATCCATAGCAAATAGCATagaccctaacttttctatgtgttcatgaaattgcaaagatgaagagataatcacaacaaaacacattacccaatcatatagtctataagaacttggattcaaactcttacctctaactcttaaatccaccctcttcaagaaatctacaattcctcttctcttgttctttctcctctcttctcttctttctcttcttttccccaaattgtgttatctctaaaaccctagttttctcttcttactatctttctcttaatgggcttagttatgttattacccacccatccaattattaattaggcccaatacatagtatactactaatatcctaattatatcataaaacacaaatatgcatataattagatatttcaattaattagtaatttcacataataattaaataaacaattaattaataaaacacacaaataagctaataaataaaatatctaataaaatcgggctgttacaacaGGAATGGAGGACACAACGGGCTTAATAAGAATCAAACAACCCCCATAAAAAGAAAGCGACTCTTTTACCCAATCAGTCTTCTTTTGATAGGATCAATAAGAGGATACCAAAAATTAAGCTTCCTAGAATCTCCACCAATAGGCAGCCCCAAATACAAAAAAAGGTAGTTGATTGTGCTTACAATTTATAACCATCGCTGCCTCATGCTACCAAGATTTTGAGACGTTGATCCCAAACAACATGCTTTTATGAAAGTTAACTTTTAATCCCTATATAGCTTCAAAAAAATCAACACCGCCTTCAAAGCTCAGACATTTGGCCAATTTTTATCCCCCGCTAATGGTGTATCATCAACAAAGTTGTAAATGAGAAACAGTAACAGTTGCGCCCTACCCCATACCATGTATACATTTCTTTTTCCACTATAGCACTCATTAAAACATGTAACCCTTCAACTGCTATAAAAAAGATGAAATGGGAAAGTGGGTCACCTTGACGAAGAcctctttttattttaaactcaTCAGTTGGACTCTCGTTCACAAGTACAGAAGTTGTTACCGTACTAATACACCCTTTCCACCACAAGGTAGCATAATTCATTTTACACATAACATCATCCAAATACCGTCAATCCACTGGATCACgagccttttcaaaatcaaccctAAACTACGTGCATCACCCACCGTTTTATGAGCTATAAGAATGTCGTCTAGGATGTGCCTATCTTTAACAAAAGCTGACTGAGACTCAAAAATAACAATTCCAATCACGTGTCTCAGCCTATTAGCAAGAACCTTATATTATCAACAACCTCCCGAGGTTTAGCATGAACCACCGTCCAATTTTCCAATCCTCATTAGAGCATGAAGCCTTAGAAACCACCGACAAAGAAACCCCTCCTTTTTATTAGAAGAAGACCTTGATGAACTGCTAGACAATTTTTTTTCTAACCTTAAGAGATTAAATTAAATGAAACATATCATTAGTTGATAACATTGCCACTCTTTTCATAATAAGAACAAATGATACAAATTTCCTATTACGAGATTAACGTAGGCGTCTTCCATTCTCATGTTTACTGTGAATAGTTCCAAGCTGATTACCCTTAGAACATACTTCCTccgctttttctttgtttttgataaATTCATAACTCTAAAGACCATCCAGGCCAGATGAAGTTTTTAACTTAAAATCTTCTCGAGGCCGCTCCTCATTGCCCTTTCGCTCATTTGCACCTGCTGACCATTCAGCGTGGAGTTGATTCACAAGATTATCAAAGAAGGGTGCATCTTTAAACTCGCAGCACGGTTCAGTATTCTGAGACTCATTTTTATCCTCATACTCAACTAAACACGCGTCATCTCCTAAGCCAAACTCTAGATCCTCCACAAATCTAATAGGATATTTCTTCCAGTCAACCCGAA is part of the Vicia villosa cultivar HV-30 ecotype Madison, WI linkage group LG2, Vvil1.0, whole genome shotgun sequence genome and encodes:
- the LOC131648798 gene encoding uncharacterized protein LOC131648798 yields the protein MDSVERSGNIEWEGKMTKKKEKGVLLEGFVDENLSRTKSLTDEDLDELKGCLDLGFGFSYDEIPELCNTLPALELCYSMSDSGSSFANWKISSPGDSPEDVKARLKYWAQAVACTVKLCS